The Apium graveolens cultivar Ventura chromosome 11, ASM990537v1, whole genome shotgun sequence genome has a window encoding:
- the LOC141695284 gene encoding heavy metal-associated isoprenylated plant protein 46-like — MKQKVVIRVEMSDPKKSRAKAMKIAATFSGVESVAIKGDDKDKIEVIGEEIDTVKLAKLLRKNVGHADLISIGPAKDDKKDKKDEVKMKPKLQVYGSNYPYNSYYYGGQVPTYQHVYETRDSYNDPNCSIM, encoded by the exons ATGAAG CAAAAGGTGGTGATTAGAGTGGAAATGTCTGACCCCAAGAAGTCTCGGGCTAAGGCCATGAAGATTGCAGCTACATTTTCTG GGGTAGAATCAGTAGCAATAAAGGGAGACGACAAGGATAAAATAGAGGTGATCGGAGAGGAAATAGATACGGTTAAACTAGCTAAACTGTTGAGGAAGAATGTGGGGCATGCAGATTTGATTAGTATTGGTCCAGCTAAAGATGATAAGAAAGACAAGAAAGATGAAGTGAAGATGAAGCCTAAGCTACAGGTTTATGGTTCAAATTACCCTTATAATTCTTATTACTATGGGGGACAGGTTCCTACTTACCAACATGTTTATGAAACGCGAGACTCCTACAATGACCCCAACTGTTCCATCATGTGA
- the LOC141696712 gene encoding heavy metal-associated isoprenylated plant protein 16-like produces MKQKVVIKVAMCSPQKSRVKAMKIAATSYGVEAVALKGDDKDQIEVIGEGIDTIELAKSLRKYHELLMILAWPDEPYCMMLMMMMMMLMMLFNFRLLFDLLHKVIETIARH; encoded by the exons ATGAAG CAAAAGGTGGTTATTAAAGTTGCCATGTGTAGTCCCCAGAAATCTCGTGTTAAGGCCATGAAGATTGCAGCTACTAGTTACG GGGTAGAAGCAGTAGCATTGAAGGGGGATGATAAGGATCAAATAGAGGTCATTGGAGAAGGAATTGACACAATTGAGCTTGCGAAATCACTGAGGAAATACCATGAGCTGCTCATGATTCTTGCATGGCCTGACGAGCCATATTGCATGatgctgatgatgatgatgatgatgctGATGATGCTGTTTAATTTTCGGTTATTGTTCGATTTATTGCATAAGGTAATCGAAACCATTGCAAGGCACTAA